The Roseimicrobium gellanilyticum DNA segment TTGGAGGTGAAGGAAGTGTTGCTGAATCTGGAGTCTGGAAAACAGTAGTTGCTCAGGATACTGGTTCCTTTCATAGAATAGGCAACGTCCCTGATTGCATGCGTGTAACCGATGTTATGAGGATTCGCGAGGACCGAAGAAGCGGTCGCCATTGAAGTGAATCATGTGGTCAGGTTCTTCGGCAATCCACACGTCTGTTTCCCAAGCAATATCTGGTGCGAATTTTCGGAATGTTGTTCGGTCTAGGAACGCCGTTACGAAGACCCGCGGGACATTGCATTCTTTGCAGAGCTCATTCAAGGAGACGAGACGCTCCGGCGAGATTGGGCCAAAACTGTGGACGGCTTCGATCAGAAACAACCATTTGCGGTGTGAATCTAGAAGTACAACGTCCGGAAGACTCTTGGCGACATTAAGTTCGATTCCAATGCTGGCCAATGTTGTCGCCTCCATGTACAGCTCTTTGTTTTCGGCATCGCCTAGATAGAGCACCGTGGTATTTGGGGCGAATCTCGGTCGAAATTGCTCTATGATGCTGCGCTGTAACGCGTTGTGGCTGCCGGGCCCTAATTTAAGTTCTGAACCATTTGGCAGCACTAGTGGCATTGCCATGACACTTTGCTTGGCAAAGACGCTGTCAGACAAGTGAGGCCGCGTCGCCATGAACTGCGCTGCCTTTTTTCCCCAGCCTTCCTGCCCGTAGAGATTGATGATTGCACTGTGTTCTGGACTGAGTCCATAACCGCGTGTGGGATCGTTGGCAGCAGCCCCTGGGTTGCCGGCGCTCTGCTGAATTACTCCTGCCAAAACGGCAAACTTGAGGTGTTTGCGTCGGATGTCATCATAGGAACCACGAGAAACCTGTTCTCCGAAGTGCTTGTTGATGAAGTCGATAATCTCGCGCGTACGCAGTGGAGGAGACGGATGACTGCCCGCAGACGACCAGTCTGCCGAGTGGGTGACTCCCGCTACGGCAAGGAAACACATGGATGCCATATCGCGGCGACGATCAGTGAGTCCTGCCAAGGGAACTCCGAATCCCTGCAAGATTTCGATTCCTTCGTTGATCAATCGCCGGACGGCTGGGCGCTTTTTAGCAGCCTGTTTCTTGAGAGCCATAGTTTAACAGCTAGCCACTTCTCGAGTCCCGCTACGACGAACTGGCACCGAGAGATGCTTTACAACACTTTGAGCGAGAGCATAGGCGAACATCGGAGGGACTGCATTGCCAATTTGATTAAATGCGCTGCCTTCTGCACCTGCAAACTGGAAGTGGTCCGGGAAACTTTGTAGGCGTGCGGCTTCACGAACAAGCAGCCGACGGCGACGACCATCAGGCAACTTTATACGCTGCATGTCACCCGTTGCACCTGCTAGATTGCGGCATGTCAATGTGCGCGCGGGTTGATCGAGATGGAGGTCTCGAGGCTTCACACAACATGACGCTTTTTCGTAATTGGCAACATACCGATCCATGCTGGGAGTGAGAAACTTTGATTCCGGAGGGGTGAGGAAGAGCATGTCCTCCAATGCCTGACCGGCTGTCCACTGAATTGGGCTCACTCTCGGGAAAACAAATCCGCCTGAGTGGCCGACCACGACAAGCCGCTCTCGCTTCTGCGGAACCCCATAATACAGCGTGCTCATCAGACGGGCCTCGACTTGATACCCAAGAGACCTGAGCTCTACAAGTATCTCATCAAGATACCACTTGTTGCCGTACATCATTCCCCGAACGTTTTCGAACATCCAGAGGCGAGGGCGGAGTCGTTTCACGGCCGAGATAAATGTTGGAAAGCCGTCGCGTGAATCATGAAGACCATTTTGATGGCCTCCAACTGAAAAGGGCTGGCAAGGAGGACCACCAATCACGACGTCACAAGGTGGCAGGTCGCTTTCGGGCGTAAGAAATGTTTCGACACATTCTCCGGTGAGATTCTTGCGATAGGTAGCACACGCATCCCTGTCTTTTTCGAATCCTATCGTCGTAATCCCCGCAGCTTCAAAGCCTAGTGCCAGTCCCCCACATCCGGCGAAGAGGTCGACAGCCATGAATTTGGCCTTTCGCCTCGGCACCAGTGTCGCGTTGATGATTTCGGGATATGAGGGCACGGGCTCTTTTAGATCAGAGTTCCGACCGAGGCAAGCTGTTCATACGCTCACTATCAATTTTCTGCGATGGTGCAGGTGATTTTTTCACCCCTCCCCTACAACCTCCTCAACCCGTCCTCCGTCATCGGCGTCGGGATCTGCTCATCGATTTCATCAATCCGCCCTAACGTCTCCGTATCCAGCACCAAATTCGCAGCCTTCAGACTCTCCTCAAGCTGGGCCACCGTCGTCGCACCAATGATCGTGGAGGCCACGAAGTCATGCTGTTTGC contains these protein-coding regions:
- a CDS encoding BsuBI/PstI family type II restriction endonuclease, which produces MALKKQAAKKRPAVRRLINEGIEILQGFGVPLAGLTDRRRDMASMCFLAVAGVTHSADWSSAGSHPSPPLRTREIIDFINKHFGEQVSRGSYDDIRRKHLKFAVLAGVIQQSAGNPGAAANDPTRGYGLSPEHSAIINLYGQEGWGKKAAQFMATRPHLSDSVFAKQSVMAMPLVLPNGSELKLGPGSHNALQRSIIEQFRPRFAPNTTVLYLGDAENKELYMEATTLASIGIELNVAKSLPDVVLLDSHRKWLFLIEAVHSFGPISPERLVSLNELCKECNVPRVFVTAFLDRTTFRKFAPDIAWETDVWIAEEPDHMIHFNGDRFFGPRESS
- a CDS encoding DNA cytosine methyltransferase produces the protein MAVDLFAGCGGLALGFEAAGITTIGFEKDRDACATYRKNLTGECVETFLTPESDLPPCDVVIGGPPCQPFSVGGHQNGLHDSRDGFPTFISAVKRLRPRLWMFENVRGMMYGNKWYLDEILVELRSLGYQVEARLMSTLYYGVPQKRERLVVVGHSGGFVFPRVSPIQWTAGQALEDMLFLTPPESKFLTPSMDRYVANYEKASCCVKPRDLHLDQPARTLTCRNLAGATGDMQRIKLPDGRRRRLLVREAARLQSFPDHFQFAGAEGSAFNQIGNAVPPMFAYALAQSVVKHLSVPVRRSGTREVASC